The genomic interval GTGACGACACAGATGGGCATATTGACGATACAACCAGATTTGTAAATGAAGATACCATTGTAGCATGTGTTGAAGAGGATTCGAGTGACGAAAATTACGCTATCCTGCAAACCAATCTGAAAATGCTTAAAGCCATGCGCTTGTTAAATGGAAAGCAGTTAAATATCATCGAATTACCAATGCCGAAAGCTGTAATTATTGATGGTTTCCGTGCACCGGGCTCCTATGCCAATTTCCTGATTTCCAACGCCGGGGTGATTGTTCCGGTTTTCAACAATCCGAACGATACCATTGCGATTGACATTTTAGAACAAGCATTTCCGGACAGAAAAATAATCCCATTAGAAGCGACAGAAATTATCTGGGGACAGGGAAGTTTCCATTGTCTGAGCCAGCAGGAGCCGTTGGTTTAATTTAACTTTCAAGGCGTTGCAAACGCTAAACCACAAGCACCGCGATTGCAAATCGGAGTGAGCAACTTATTACATAAATTTTCAGCTTAAAAGTGTGCAGGGATTTCTAACCTCTCATGAAATAGTTTTGCCAGTTTTAATGTCAACGGTTTTTTTCGGTTTAGTAATGCAGAAACCTAACTTTTGCTTCCGACCCATTCAACCAGATCTTTACTTTTCAATCCTTTTTCATCCATTTTCAATTTGATTGCTTCAATAGGATCAGGAGAAGGTATTTTATAATAAATATCTTCATATGCTTTAATAATCAATAAAGCAATTTGTAAAATATTTCCCTCCCTGCTATCAGGAGCTGGCACATTGTCAAACTGATTATCAACCCAGTCGAGCATCATTTCATATTCCTCGTCATTTTTTATTGGTTTTAATTCCATAACGTTTTCAGTTATTTAAATTTTATATTTTTCACATCAACCTTATCATATTCAGCGTGAGTTCCAAACCATTTTATCTGAATTGTTTTATATTCAAACACCATTCGAACTATCAGCCTTTAATGATTACCCATAACATTAAATACTACACGGTCGTCTCCCACCAGACTTGCATTGCCATAAACAGACTTTAACTCCTGAAAACTTGTAAACTGAGAATTTGCCATCTCATTATACCATTCCTTCAAAGCATCGGCAGCACGTAGATATAAATTACAATAAGCTAGCAATGTTTTTCGGGCAATAATATTAATCCGCTAACACCGCTTTGCAATCGGTGCGGCCCGCGCAGGGTTCCCATGGCTTCGCGTTTGCAACGCGTTACTCCCCCAACCCTTCCCAATCCCCGGCCTCTTGCAAAAAAACATTATAATCTACAAAGCCTTTAATACCATCGGCCCAGCCTCTTTCACTGTGCTGCCAGAATAAAACCTTTGAATCCAATGTCAGATCGTTGAGATCGGTTCTTGAATAACCGGCCAGCCAAAGCGGATAATCATCAAAATTTCCGGCTATGTATTTCTTGTAAAAATGAGCATTGACGTAAATAATGGGTTTTACACCGTAATGTTTTTCAATCAGAACCAGCCAGTTACGTACGCCTTTTACAATAATTTCATTGGGTCTTCTGGCGTCGGTTTCCAGATCGAGCACGGGTGGCAAATCACCCGCTTCCAGCCGAACCTGGCCAATGAAATTTTCCACCTGTCTGTCGGACATGACTCTTGGATTATAGAAATGATAGGCACCTCGTTTCATTCCAACCCGTTTGGCCTCACTCCAGTTACGCTGAAATTGTCTGTCCAGATGTGTGGCTCCTTCTGTTGCTTTGATATAAACGAAATCAACTCCGGCTTGTTCAGTCCTTGAATTTTTCAGTTTGTCCCAGTTGATTTTAGCATTATGGTGCGAAACATCAATGCCGTGTATGGCGTATTTAAGCGGGAGTTTTATGCCAAATTTGCTTATGAATTCCCATTGGTTTTCGTCCGTACTGTCTTTCCACCATACAATTGTACCGATAAGAATAGCGATTCCGATAACAATTGCCCAGCCTTTTGCCGGTAACGGCTTTAAATAGTTCGGATTTGTTACCTTAGGAGTGTTAAGTATTCTTTTTGCCATAGGATGTAAAAGTACAAAAAGATGATAATTGGCGTTGCTATTAGTTGCATGAACAACGGATTGTTTTATACTTTGCAAAAAAATCAACTATGGAACCAGCATTATTGAACGAAGTCCCTTCACTGGATCTGGCGGACTTTACATCGGGAGATCCGGAGCAAAAGAAAAAATTTGTCGCAGATCTTGGCTCGGCATTTACCAATATAGGTTTTGTTGCTGTTAAAAATCATGGATTAAGTGATGAACTACGTATACGGCTATACGAATCCGTACAGCGCTTTTTTAAACTTCCCGACGAACAAAAGAAAAAATACGAACATCCCGAACTCTTCGGACAAAGAGGATATATTGGAAAGGGGAAGGAAACTGCAAAAGGTTTCAAAGTGGCGGATTTAAAAGAATTTTACCATGTGGGGCAACCCGAACCAGTTGGCACAATGCCGGCTAACGTGTTTCCCGGCGAATTTCCTGAATTCAAAGAATATACACTGGAGGTTTATAAAACATTTGAAAACGCAGGAAAAACATTACTTCGTGCGATCGCCATTTATCTGGAACTACCTGAAGACTATTTTGAAGATAAGGTAAAAAACGGTGATAGTTTGCTTCGTGCTTTACATTATTTCCCAATTCCCAATCCTGAACTTGTGCCTGAGGGAGCTGTAAGGGCGGCTCCTCACGGAGATATCAACCTGATCACGTTGCTAATGGGTGCCAGTGCGGAAGGGTTGGAAGTCTTACGCAGAGATGGAAAATGGATTGCAATTACGGCATTGCCTGATCAGATCGTTGTAAATGTGGGAGATATGCTGGACCGCCTCACCAACCATAAATTGAAATCCACGATTCACCAGGTTGTGAATCCTTCCCGTGAAAAAATGGGTACTTCCCGCTATTCTATTCCATTTTTTATGCATCCGAGGGCGGATATGGATTTGAAATGCCTTGAAAGCTGTATATCTGCTGAATATCCAAAAATGTATGTAGACATGACTGCAGGAGAATTTCTTGATGAACGTCTAAGGGAATTAGGACTGAAAAAATAACCCGACACATTGGCCCATCCTATCCGGCACTTTCGTTATCTTATTTACCTGTTGGACATTCTTTTGCTGTCGTGTACGGCATTTGGAGGTCCACAGGTGCATTTGATGATGATGATAGAACGGCTCGTCAGGAAACGAAAATACATTACTGAAGAAGAATTACTTGAATTACAGGCACTTTGCCAGGTTTTGCCGGGTCCAAGCTCTACACAAACTGTCACTGCCATTGGTTTGAAAATAGGCGGGCAGCCTCTTGCTTACCTGACTCTGCTCGTCTGGTCGATTCCGGCGATGGTGCTCATGACAATGGCGGCGATTGGCATTCATTACCTTAATCAGAATCAAATATCCTTATCCTTTACAAGATTCGTAGGGCCAATGGCTGTGGCATTTTTAATGTACGGAGCTTACGCAATCGCTAGAAAAGTAATTCACGATGCACAATCCTGGTCTTTTTTAATTATTTCAATTATTCTTGCCTACTTATATCCATCGCCTTATATGACGCCAGTACTGATCATTTCAGGTGGAATTGCAGCCTCTCTGAATTTCAGAAAACACGAAAAAATGGAGCGGGGACCTATCAGAATTGCCTGGCGACCCATAATCTTCTGGATTTCTGTACTCATTGCAGCTGCGATTGTCGGTAAAATAACTAATTCATTGCCAGTACGTTTGTTCGAAAACTTTTATCGTAACGGTAGTCTGGTATTTGGCGGAGGG from Dyadobacter sp. NIV53 carries:
- a CDS encoding glycoside hydrolase family 25 protein; translated protein: MAKRILNTPKVTNPNYLKPLPAKGWAIVIGIAILIGTIVWWKDSTDENQWEFISKFGIKLPLKYAIHGIDVSHHNAKINWDKLKNSRTEQAGVDFVYIKATEGATHLDRQFQRNWSEAKRVGMKRGAYHFYNPRVMSDRQVENFIGQVRLEAGDLPPVLDLETDARRPNEIIVKGVRNWLVLIEKHYGVKPIIYVNAHFYKKYIAGNFDDYPLWLAGYSRTDLNDLTLDSKVLFWQHSERGWADGIKGFVDYNVFLQEAGDWEGLGE
- a CDS encoding isopenicillin N synthase family oxygenase; the encoded protein is MEPALLNEVPSLDLADFTSGDPEQKKKFVADLGSAFTNIGFVAVKNHGLSDELRIRLYESVQRFFKLPDEQKKKYEHPELFGQRGYIGKGKETAKGFKVADLKEFYHVGQPEPVGTMPANVFPGEFPEFKEYTLEVYKTFENAGKTLLRAIAIYLELPEDYFEDKVKNGDSLLRALHYFPIPNPELVPEGAVRAAPHGDINLITLLMGASAEGLEVLRRDGKWIAITALPDQIVVNVGDMLDRLTNHKLKSTIHQVVNPSREKMGTSRYSIPFFMHPRADMDLKCLESCISAEYPKMYVDMTAGEFLDERLRELGLKK
- a CDS encoding type II toxin-antitoxin system HigA family antitoxin; the encoded protein is MELKPIKNDEEYEMMLDWVDNQFDNVPAPDSREGNILQIALLIIKAYEDIYYKIPSPDPIEAIKLKMDEKGLKSKDLVEWVGSKS
- the chrA gene encoding chromate efflux transporter → MAHPIRHFRYLIYLLDILLLSCTAFGGPQVHLMMMIERLVRKRKYITEEELLELQALCQVLPGPSSTQTVTAIGLKIGGQPLAYLTLLVWSIPAMVLMTMAAIGIHYLNQNQISLSFTRFVGPMAVAFLMYGAYAIARKVIHDAQSWSFLIISIILAYLYPSPYMTPVLIISGGIAASLNFRKHEKMERGPIRIAWRPIIFWISVLIAAAIVGKITNSLPVRLFENFYRNGSLVFGGGQVLIPILYNEFVEFKHYLTEQEFLSGMALTQVVPGPVFSIATFVGSLSMQPHGITGQIIGGFVSTAGIFLPGTFFIFFAYPFWDQLKRYRGIRASLQGIHAASCGLTIAAAISMFEPMANNWQSVATVIGTLLILSFTKVPSYLIIIAGLLLGLIIR